A section of the bacterium SCSIO 12696 genome encodes:
- the uvrC gene encoding excinuclease ABC subunit UvrC: MTQGFDSAAFLKQLTQRPGIYQMLDASDKVLYVGKAKNLRKRVSSYFRNTGLAPKTRALVSRIAGVEVTVTETESEALILEQNLIKQYRPPYNILLRDDKSYPYIFLSDRDKFPRLGFYRGMKQRKGSYFGPFPSVQAVRETLSFLQKTFRVRQCQDSFFRNRSRPCLQYQIKRCTAPCVGLVNEEDYKRDVKHSRLFLEGTTGSLMKELEQQMEQAAEQLAFERAAELRDQIASLRKVQAQQVIESGSGNCDVVAAAMEGDHSCVHVLYIRRGRILGSRSYHPKVPLATSVTELLADFVPQLYLRGRGAADPPDEIVVNAELPDYKLIEQVLSEQTGRRMQLKHQVRGTRTRWLELASRTASENLSGRVAALASLNSRFESLGQLLELDDVPQRLECFDISHSSGEATVASCVVFDHSGPAKSDYRRFNIDGITPGDDYAAMAQALKRRYTRLQKGEGKLPDVLLIDGGKGQMHKAAEILAELGVVGVALVGIAKGVTRKPGLETLYLATEQGDRELTAEQSVLHLIQQVRDEAHRFAITGHKQRRDKKRRTSPLEGIPGVGPKRRRELLKFFGGLQQVQQAGVSDLARVPTISRKLAETIYSALHNE; this comes from the coding sequence ATGACACAGGGCTTTGACAGTGCCGCCTTTCTCAAACAGCTGACTCAGCGGCCGGGCATTTATCAAATGCTCGATGCTAGCGATAAAGTGCTTTATGTGGGTAAGGCCAAGAACTTGCGCAAGCGGGTGAGCAGTTATTTCCGCAACACTGGCCTGGCACCAAAAACCCGAGCATTGGTTAGCCGGATTGCCGGGGTAGAGGTGACGGTTACCGAAACCGAATCCGAAGCGTTGATTCTTGAGCAGAACCTGATTAAGCAGTATCGCCCACCGTACAATATCCTGCTGCGCGACGATAAATCCTACCCGTATATTTTTCTGTCTGACCGGGACAAGTTCCCCCGTTTGGGATTTTATCGGGGTATGAAGCAGCGCAAAGGCAGCTATTTTGGGCCATTTCCCAGCGTTCAGGCGGTACGGGAAACCCTGAGTTTTTTGCAAAAGACCTTTCGCGTACGCCAATGCCAGGACAGTTTTTTTCGCAACCGCTCCAGGCCCTGCCTGCAATACCAGATCAAGCGCTGTACCGCTCCCTGTGTGGGCTTGGTGAACGAAGAAGACTACAAAAGAGACGTAAAACACAGCCGCCTGTTTTTAGAGGGTACGACCGGCTCCCTGATGAAAGAGCTGGAACAGCAAATGGAACAGGCGGCTGAGCAACTCGCGTTTGAGCGAGCGGCGGAACTGCGTGACCAGATAGCTTCGTTGCGCAAGGTTCAGGCTCAGCAGGTGATTGAATCAGGCAGTGGCAACTGCGACGTAGTAGCTGCGGCCATGGAAGGGGATCACAGCTGTGTGCATGTGCTCTACATTCGCCGTGGCCGCATATTGGGCAGCCGCAGTTATCACCCAAAGGTGCCATTGGCCACCAGTGTGACTGAATTGTTGGCGGACTTTGTGCCGCAACTCTATTTGCGGGGCAGGGGTGCGGCGGATCCGCCGGATGAGATTGTGGTCAATGCTGAGTTGCCTGACTACAAGCTGATCGAGCAGGTACTCAGTGAGCAGACTGGCCGTCGTATGCAACTCAAGCACCAGGTGCGTGGCACTCGTACTCGCTGGCTTGAACTGGCCAGCCGAACCGCCAGCGAAAACCTGTCTGGCCGAGTGGCTGCACTGGCATCATTAAACAGCCGCTTCGAATCTTTGGGGCAGTTGCTGGAGCTTGATGACGTGCCTCAGCGACTCGAGTGTTTTGATATCAGCCACAGCAGTGGTGAAGCAACGGTGGCCTCCTGCGTGGTGTTCGACCATAGTGGCCCGGCAAAGTCGGACTATCGCCGCTTCAATATCGATGGCATCACCCCCGGCGACGACTATGCGGCCATGGCCCAGGCTCTGAAGCGGCGTTATACCCGGCTGCAAAAGGGGGAAGGTAAATTGCCGGATGTCTTACTGATTGATGGCGGTAAGGGCCAGATGCACAAAGCGGCAGAGATTCTTGCTGAGCTGGGTGTGGTGGGTGTTGCTCTGGTGGGAATTGCCAAAGGGGTTACTCGAAAGCCGGGCCTGGAAACCCTTTACCTGGCCACGGAACAGGGCGATCGTGAACTCACCGCAGAGCAGTCCGTATTGCATTTGATTCAGCAGGTTCGGGATGAGGCGCACCGCTTTGCTATTACCGGCCACAAGCAGCGAAGAGACAAAAAGCGCCGCACCTCGCCCCTTGAAGGCATACCCGGTGTTGGCCCCAAACGACGCCGTGAATTGCTGAAATTCTTTGGTGGTTTGCAGCAAGTGCAGCAAGCCGGGGTCAGTGATTTGGCCAGAGTGCCAACTATTAGTCGAAAACTGGCAGAAACTATTTACAGTGCCCTGCACAACGAGTAA
- the rdgC gene encoding recombination-associated protein RdgC, with product MWFKNIQVFRFTKPFDVDEKTLHDQLAEQAFTPCGSQDVSRTGWVRPLGGEEGLFLHNSNGFQMLAAKRQDKVLPAAVVNEQVQEKVEDIEAEQGRKVGRKERQEIKDEMIFSLLPRAFVRSRIQHGYLDSKHQLLVVNSASAKGGEEFCEGLRAAVGSLPVIPLTTMDTPAQVMTSWLQSGNAPEGFELGTECELRDPSDEGGVIRCKNQLLTADEIRNHIQAGMYVSKIELVSKSGISCLVDEKFTIKRIRYGDMIQDKADEVYTSDSAERFDVDFSIMTLELADLIKGLLAAFGGENTDSISE from the coding sequence ATGTGGTTTAAAAATATCCAGGTATTCCGTTTTACCAAGCCTTTTGATGTTGATGAAAAGACCCTCCACGACCAGCTGGCGGAGCAGGCTTTTACCCCCTGTGGCAGCCAGGATGTTAGCCGCACTGGCTGGGTGCGCCCCTTAGGCGGGGAGGAGGGACTGTTCCTGCACAACAGCAATGGCTTTCAGATGCTGGCTGCCAAGCGCCAGGACAAGGTATTGCCCGCCGCCGTAGTGAATGAGCAGGTGCAGGAAAAGGTTGAGGATATCGAAGCGGAGCAGGGCCGTAAGGTGGGCCGTAAAGAGCGTCAGGAGATCAAAGACGAGATGATCTTTTCTTTGCTGCCCAGGGCGTTTGTACGCTCGCGCATTCAGCACGGTTATCTGGACAGCAAACACCAGTTATTGGTGGTCAATTCCGCCTCAGCCAAAGGCGGGGAAGAGTTTTGCGAGGGTTTACGGGCAGCAGTAGGTTCACTGCCGGTAATTCCGCTGACTACCATGGATACACCAGCCCAAGTGATGACCAGCTGGTTGCAATCCGGCAACGCCCCGGAAGGCTTTGAACTGGGCACCGAATGCGAGCTGCGTGATCCCAGTGATGAGGGCGGCGTTATCCGCTGTAAAAACCAGCTGCTGACGGCCGACGAAATCCGCAACCACATTCAAGCGGGCATGTATGTGAGCAAAATTGAGCTGGTATCAAAAAGCGGTATTTCCTGCCTGGTGGATGAAAAATTCACCATCAAGCGCATTCGCTACGGGGATATGATTCAGGATAAAGCGGATGAGGTGTACACCAGCGACTCCGCGGAACGCTTTGATGTGGACTTTTCCATTATGACGCTGGAGCTGGCGGATTTGATTAAAGGATTGCTGGCGGCGTTTGGTGGGGAGAATACAGATTCAATTTCAGAGTAA
- the rapA gene encoding RNA polymerase-associated protein RapA translates to MSITLYIPGQRWVSNTESEAGLGIVVEANNRRVTISFPAIGEQRTYATDNAPLSRVRYNVGDQIRSADGDTLNVLEVREEGGYISYLGLDASGSQQLLEELDLDSFVQFSKPQDRLFAGQIDKLSRFELRQQALTHHHNHQLSPVLGLLGARVQLLPHQLYIAHEVATRHAPRVLLADEVGLGKTIEAGLVIHQQLVSGRANRVLIVVPDSLIHQWLVEMLRRFNLMFTILDEDRCDALAEQDGNEFNPFESAQLVLCQLSFFTAHEQRLQQAMDAHWDLMVVDEAHHLQWSEQQVSPEYACVESLAKHVQGLLLLTATPEQLGIESHFARLRLLDPDRYYDLQTFCNEEGEYQRVSELVEQLNSTDMADKLSQTPLFQEQLEHYLGNDAPRLIDGLQGENSEQAKQEIITSLLDRHGTGRVLFRNTRDAVAGFPERHLKPYKLPTPKEYLNATDNASLDALIRPEQLLGEGWLALDPRVKWLVDWLADNRDQKALVICASATTAEQLEEHLNLRVGVHSAVFHEGLSLVQRDRAAAYFADEDESAQILVCSEIGSEGRNFQFARHLVMFDLPLNPDLLEQRIGRLDRIGQRHDVQIHVPFYDTGAQFNLLRWYHDGLNGFERVCPVASAIQGQFEERLHQCLLQGDSEATEQLVTDARIATDAALHQFQQGRDRLLEMNSCHPEKAEEVVAQVAEAESPQKLHSFMEQVFDQYGVEHNHHSLDALVLEPSDHMHCEQFPGLLEDGMTVTFSRHKALSREEMHFLSWEHPMVTGAMEMIAGSDFGNTALCTIKLPPLKPGTLLLETVFTLQCSAPRALQVQRYLPASSVRVVVESSGRDLSAVITKDHLQRLGKKVAMATAQELVRHARGQISELVEKAEVIAGGQQADLVDQAVEKMQQQQQLELQRLQALAAVNPNIRSEEVAHLQEIIEQLQSYLSGAELRLDSLRVAITV, encoded by the coding sequence TTGTCGATAACCCTATATATTCCCGGCCAGCGCTGGGTCAGTAATACTGAGTCTGAAGCGGGCTTAGGGATTGTTGTGGAAGCCAACAACCGCCGGGTAACCATCAGTTTTCCGGCCATTGGTGAACAACGTACCTATGCCACAGACAATGCGCCTTTAAGCCGTGTGCGCTACAACGTTGGGGATCAGATTCGCAGCGCCGATGGTGACACGCTAAACGTGCTGGAAGTGCGTGAAGAAGGTGGCTATATCTCCTACCTTGGGCTTGATGCCAGCGGCAGCCAACAGTTGTTGGAAGAACTGGACTTGGACAGCTTTGTTCAATTTAGCAAGCCACAGGATCGTTTGTTTGCTGGCCAGATAGACAAACTCAGCCGTTTTGAGTTGCGCCAGCAGGCGCTAACGCACCATCACAACCATCAGCTCAGCCCCGTGCTGGGTTTGCTGGGTGCACGTGTACAGCTATTGCCCCACCAGTTGTATATCGCCCATGAAGTAGCTACCCGCCACGCACCCCGCGTATTGCTGGCGGATGAAGTGGGCTTGGGTAAAACCATTGAGGCTGGCTTGGTTATTCATCAGCAGCTGGTTTCTGGCCGTGCCAATCGAGTGCTGATTGTGGTGCCTGACAGCCTGATTCACCAGTGGCTGGTAGAAATGCTGCGTCGCTTTAATTTGATGTTCACCATTCTTGATGAAGATCGGTGCGACGCGTTGGCAGAGCAAGATGGCAACGAGTTCAACCCCTTTGAAAGCGCACAACTGGTGCTTTGTCAGTTGTCCTTCTTTACGGCCCACGAGCAACGTCTGCAGCAGGCAATGGATGCGCACTGGGACTTAATGGTGGTGGACGAAGCCCATCACCTGCAGTGGAGTGAGCAGCAGGTAAGCCCGGAATACGCCTGTGTGGAAAGTTTGGCCAAGCATGTGCAGGGCTTGTTGTTGTTAACAGCGACGCCGGAGCAGCTGGGCATTGAAAGCCACTTTGCCCGCCTGAGATTGCTGGATCCTGACCGTTATTACGATCTGCAAACATTTTGTAATGAAGAGGGTGAATACCAGCGTGTCAGTGAACTGGTGGAGCAGTTAAACAGTACTGACATGGCGGACAAGTTAAGCCAAACACCCCTGTTTCAAGAGCAGTTGGAGCACTATCTGGGAAACGATGCCCCACGTTTAATTGATGGTTTGCAAGGCGAAAACAGCGAACAGGCGAAACAAGAAATTATTACGTCACTGTTAGATCGCCATGGCACTGGTCGGGTGCTGTTTCGCAACACCCGAGATGCGGTAGCGGGTTTTCCCGAACGCCATTTAAAACCCTATAAGCTGCCAACGCCGAAAGAGTATTTAAACGCCACTGACAATGCTTCCCTTGATGCCCTGATTCGCCCGGAACAATTACTGGGTGAGGGCTGGCTGGCCTTGGACCCACGGGTGAAATGGCTGGTAGATTGGCTGGCAGACAATCGTGACCAAAAAGCATTGGTTATCTGCGCTTCTGCCACCACCGCAGAACAACTGGAAGAACATCTGAACCTGCGTGTCGGGGTGCATTCTGCAGTATTCCATGAAGGTTTGAGTTTGGTGCAGCGGGATCGCGCTGCGGCGTATTTTGCCGATGAAGACGAAAGTGCACAGATATTGGTGTGCTCTGAAATTGGCAGCGAAGGGCGAAATTTCCAGTTTGCCCGTCACCTGGTGATGTTTGATTTGCCGCTAAACCCGGATTTATTGGAGCAACGTATTGGCCGCCTGGATCGCATCGGCCAGCGCCACGATGTGCAGATTCACGTGCCGTTTTACGACACCGGTGCCCAGTTTAATTTGCTGCGTTGGTACCACGATGGGCTCAATGGCTTTGAACGGGTATGTCCGGTGGCCAGCGCGATTCAAGGTCAGTTTGAAGAAAGGTTGCACCAGTGTTTGTTGCAGGGGGATAGTGAAGCAACAGAACAGTTGGTGACGGATGCCCGGATAGCCACTGATGCCGCTCTGCATCAATTTCAGCAGGGCAGAGATCGCCTGCTGGAAATGAATTCTTGCCACCCGGAAAAAGCCGAAGAGGTGGTGGCTCAGGTAGCAGAGGCGGAAAGCCCCCAGAAATTGCACAGCTTTATGGAGCAGGTGTTTGACCAGTATGGGGTGGAGCACAACCACCACAGCCTGGATGCCCTGGTTCTTGAGCCGAGCGATCATATGCACTGTGAACAGTTTCCTGGCTTGTTAGAAGATGGCATGACCGTGACTTTCAGCCGCCATAAAGCTTTGAGCCGGGAGGAGATGCACTTCCTTAGCTGGGAACACCCTATGGTTACCGGTGCTATGGAAATGATTGCCGGTAGCGATTTTGGCAATACCGCGCTCTGTACGATCAAATTGCCGCCTTTAAAGCCGGGCACCTTGTTACTGGAAACTGTGTTTACCTTACAGTGCTCCGCACCACGTGCATTGCAAGTACAACGCTATTTGCCTGCCAGCAGTGTGCGAGTGGTGGTGGAATCCAGTGGTCGTGATTTGAGCGCGGTTATTACAAAAGATCACTTACAGCGTCTGGGCAAGAAGGTGGCTATGGCTACCGCCCAAGAACTGGTACGCCATGCGCGCGGGCAAATCAGTGAGTTGGTCGAAAAGGCGGAGGTGATTGCCGGTGGCCAACAAGCGGATCTTGTTGATCAGGCCGTGGAGAAAATGCAGCAACAGCAGCAGCTGGAACTGCAGCGTTTACAGGCATTGGCGGCGGTGAATCCCAATATCCGCAGTGAAGAGGTGGCTCACCTGCAAGAGATAATCGAACAATTACAAAGCTATTTGTCTGGGGCTGAGTTGCGACTGGATTCTCTGCGGGTCGCGATTACGGTGTAG
- a CDS encoding YchJ family protein, with amino-acid sequence MNCPCGSSLTYQDCCQPIHLGTPASSAEALMRSRYSAFSTGLIDYLITSHHPSRRTPNEHLELQQSMSNTRWLNLQIIASETDNTVEFIATYEEDGELGQLHERSNFVYENGHWYYLDGQLLPAAKINRNDPCPCGSGKKFKKCHG; translated from the coding sequence ATGAACTGCCCCTGTGGATCATCACTAACCTATCAAGATTGTTGCCAACCAATTCACCTCGGCACCCCCGCCAGCAGCGCCGAGGCCCTGATGCGCTCTCGTTACAGCGCCTTCAGCACAGGCTTAATCGACTACCTGATAACCAGCCATCACCCCAGCAGACGCACTCCAAACGAGCACTTGGAACTACAACAATCGATGAGCAACACCCGCTGGTTGAACCTGCAAATCATCGCCAGCGAAACCGATAACACGGTGGAGTTTATCGCCACCTATGAAGAGGATGGAGAGCTGGGCCAACTTCACGAACGTTCCAATTTTGTCTACGAAAACGGTCACTGGTATTACCTGGATGGCCAGCTATTGCCAGCTGCAAAGATCAACCGCAATGACCCCTGCCCTTGCGGCAGTGGCAAGAAGTTTAAGAAATGTCATGGCTGA
- a CDS encoding response regulator has protein sequence MIRVVLVDDHDLVRLGIRRLLSEVPEIEVIAEGTCGEEAINLVRDHQPDVVFMDIRMPGMGGVEATSRITSLHPKVTVIGLSAASDELYPAKLLRAGAKGYITKNAESAEIKIALETILNGKPYISPQIAQQMAMGSLSGVAGESPFSQLTERELQIAQMITSGHRANEVAAVLRISPKTINTHKYRIYDKIGVSNDVELTLAAVRHGLVDPAESL, from the coding sequence ATGATACGCGTAGTACTGGTAGATGATCACGACCTGGTGCGTTTGGGTATTCGCCGCCTTTTATCAGAAGTGCCTGAAATTGAAGTTATTGCAGAGGGCACCTGTGGCGAAGAAGCCATCAATCTGGTGCGAGACCACCAGCCGGATGTTGTGTTTATGGACATTCGTATGCCCGGCATGGGGGGCGTTGAAGCCACTTCACGGATTACCTCTTTACATCCAAAGGTAACGGTTATTGGGCTCAGTGCCGCCAGCGACGAATTGTACCCGGCTAAATTGCTGCGCGCTGGTGCCAAGGGCTACATCACCAAAAACGCAGAATCTGCAGAGATCAAAATAGCCTTGGAAACCATCCTCAATGGCAAGCCTTATATCAGCCCGCAAATTGCCCAGCAAATGGCCATGGGCAGTTTGTCAGGGGTGGCGGGTGAATCCCCGTTTTCCCAGCTGACTGAGCGAGAGCTGCAAATTGCCCAAATGATTACCAGTGGCCACAGGGCCAACGAAGTGGCTGCGGTACTGCGCATCAGCCCTAAAACCATCAATACCCACAAATACCGCATCTACGACAAGATTGGTGTGAGCAATGACGTTGAACTGACCCTGGCCGCTGTGCGCCACGGTTTGGTAGATCCCGCTGAAAGCCTATGA
- a CDS encoding PDZ domain-containing protein, protein MFACLILAACGGGGGNSNGNTGSGQTGSGPTSAAPTFQQGVFEPASNFAARCQTPRTGINPATGGAYPDRAGSTLLENYWLRSWSNDLYLWYREIVDQNPASFTSTASYFDVLKTDQLTSSGNPRDRFHFTFDTEEYRQLSQSGVAAGYGASFATLATTPPRRIVVAYVEPGSAADNAGIRRGDEVLNVDGIDAVNDGTQAQVNTLNAGLFPSSANESHQFTLRSQATNTNFDVTLQSANVTSTPVLISNVIPTASGNVGYILFNDHIATAEQQLLDAVTQLDNANVSDLILDLRYNGGGFLTIASQLAYMIAGPATTNGRTFERLVFNDKHQTTNPVTGESLQPTPFRTTTAGFSATAGQALPSLNLSRVFVLTSSNTCSASESIMNSLNGINVDVIQIGSTTCGKPYGFYPQDNCGTTYFTIQFAGENDIGFSDYSDGFSPQNATTNIGEILEGCAVADDFSKPLGDTSEALLSTALTYRTSRTCPTPTAVIARQRIGNSSTALETPGEGVVAKPLWLQNRILQ, encoded by the coding sequence CTGTTTGCTTGTTTAATATTAGCTGCTTGCGGTGGCGGTGGTGGCAATAGCAACGGTAACACGGGCTCCGGGCAAACAGGCTCTGGTCCAACCAGCGCCGCTCCAACCTTTCAACAAGGGGTATTTGAGCCGGCAAGTAACTTTGCTGCCCGCTGCCAAACACCGCGAACAGGCATCAATCCAGCAACCGGTGGGGCTTATCCGGACCGAGCAGGATCAACGCTTTTGGAAAACTACTGGCTGCGCTCCTGGAGCAATGATCTTTACTTGTGGTATCGGGAAATCGTCGACCAGAATCCGGCGAGCTTCACCAGCACTGCCAGCTACTTTGACGTTCTGAAAACCGACCAGTTAACCAGTAGTGGCAACCCCAGGGATCGGTTTCATTTTACCTTTGATACCGAAGAGTATCGGCAGCTATCCCAATCCGGTGTTGCTGCGGGTTACGGTGCGAGCTTTGCCACATTGGCGACAACCCCACCGAGAAGAATTGTGGTGGCGTACGTGGAGCCCGGCTCAGCCGCAGACAATGCGGGCATCAGGCGCGGCGACGAAGTGTTAAATGTGGACGGTATTGATGCTGTAAACGATGGCACCCAGGCCCAGGTAAACACCCTCAATGCAGGCTTGTTTCCGTCGTCGGCTAACGAGAGCCACCAGTTTACCTTGAGATCCCAGGCTACCAATACGAACTTTGATGTCACATTGCAATCGGCCAATGTCACCTCTACACCAGTACTCATCAGCAATGTAATCCCCACCGCCAGTGGCAACGTGGGCTACATCTTGTTTAATGACCACATCGCTACTGCTGAACAACAGCTGCTGGATGCGGTAACACAACTGGACAACGCCAATGTCTCTGACCTGATACTGGATTTGCGTTACAACGGCGGCGGCTTTTTAACCATTGCCAGCCAGTTGGCGTACATGATCGCAGGGCCTGCAACAACCAATGGGCGCACCTTCGAGCGCCTGGTTTTTAACGACAAACACCAAACCACCAACCCGGTTACCGGCGAGTCCTTGCAACCCACACCATTTCGCACAACCACAGCGGGGTTTTCCGCCACCGCTGGCCAAGCACTGCCCAGCCTTAACCTGTCGCGGGTATTTGTGCTCACCAGCAGCAATACCTGCTCTGCCAGTGAATCTATTATGAATAGCCTAAATGGCATTAATGTGGATGTGATTCAAATTGGCTCTACAACTTGCGGCAAACCCTATGGCTTTTACCCGCAGGACAACTGCGGCACCACTTATTTTACGATTCAGTTTGCCGGTGAAAACGACATCGGTTTTAGCGATTACAGCGATGGTTTTTCGCCCCAGAACGCCACCACCAACATTGGTGAGATCCTTGAAGGCTGTGCCGTAGCAGACGATTTTTCCAAACCGCTGGGAGACACCAGCGAAGCCCTGTTATCGACAGCGCTAACCTATCGCACCAGCCGCACATGCCCCACCCCAACCGCTGTGATCGCCCGCCAGCGAATCGGAAACAGTAGTACGGCACTGGAAACACCCGGTGAAGGCGTCGTTGCCAAGCCACTGTGGCTGCAAAACCGTATCTTGCAATGA
- a CDS encoding glycosyltransferase family 4 protein, whose amino-acid sequence MTTILIVGYVWPEPNSSAAGARIMQLIECFQEQGWNVHFASAAAPTEHMVDLTALGVTTKSILINDASFDDYVGELQPDIVIFDRFVSEEQYGWRVEKQCPDALRVLDSEDLHCLRDARHKAHRQNRAMEDADLTSDMALREVAAIFRSDLTLMISDYEIQLLKERFSVPSTLLHHCPFMLDIEGLNVEGLDSSGLPTFEQRQHFISIGNFRHAPNWDAVLYLKQTIWPLIRKELARKQLPEAELHIYGAYPSPKATALHNKKEGFLIKGWAEDAFEVMKSARVNLAPLRFGAGIKGKLADGMLCGTPSVTTDIGAEAMTAGLPWGGGVCNNPEQFAEAAVKLYTNRSTWLSAQQNGFAIAHKLFDRQRQFPELITKLEQAMAEQQQRRQNNFIGAMLRHHHHRSTQFMGQWIEAKNRLAEVSKPA is encoded by the coding sequence GTGACAACTATCCTGATTGTTGGCTACGTCTGGCCAGAACCCAACTCTTCCGCCGCTGGTGCCCGGATCATGCAGCTTATTGAGTGTTTTCAGGAACAAGGCTGGAACGTACATTTCGCCAGTGCAGCGGCGCCCACTGAGCATATGGTGGACCTCACTGCCTTGGGGGTAACCACGAAAAGTATTTTGATTAATGACGCCAGCTTTGATGATTACGTTGGCGAGTTACAGCCAGACATTGTGATATTTGACCGCTTTGTCAGTGAAGAACAGTACGGTTGGCGGGTAGAAAAACAGTGTCCGGATGCCCTGCGAGTGCTGGACAGCGAAGACCTGCATTGCCTGCGGGATGCTCGACATAAAGCCCATCGCCAAAACCGGGCCATGGAAGATGCTGATTTAACCAGTGATATGGCGTTGCGAGAAGTGGCCGCCATCTTCCGTAGCGACCTGACTCTGATGATTTCTGACTACGAAATTCAGCTGCTCAAAGAGCGCTTTTCAGTACCCTCCACTCTGTTGCACCACTGCCCCTTTATGCTTGATATAGAGGGGTTAAATGTAGAGGGGCTGGATAGCAGTGGCCTGCCCACTTTCGAACAGCGCCAGCACTTTATATCCATCGGCAATTTTCGCCACGCCCCCAACTGGGACGCGGTGTTGTATTTAAAACAAACCATATGGCCGCTGATACGAAAAGAGTTAGCACGCAAACAACTGCCTGAAGCTGAACTGCATATCTACGGTGCCTACCCATCTCCCAAAGCAACGGCTCTACACAACAAAAAAGAAGGCTTTTTGATCAAGGGCTGGGCAGAAGATGCGTTTGAAGTGATGAAAAGCGCCCGCGTCAACTTGGCACCTCTGCGTTTTGGTGCGGGCATAAAGGGCAAGCTGGCAGATGGCATGCTCTGTGGCACACCATCCGTAACCACCGATATTGGCGCAGAAGCCATGACTGCGGGTTTACCCTGGGGTGGCGGGGTGTGTAATAACCCAGAGCAATTTGCCGAAGCCGCTGTAAAACTTTACACAAACCGGAGCACTTGGCTCAGCGCGCAGCAAAACGGCTTTGCTATTGCCCACAAGTTGTTCGACAGACAACGGCAGTTCCCGGAACTGATTACCAAGCTTGAACAGGCAATGGCAGAGCAGCAACAACGGCGGCAAAACAATTTTATCGGTGCCATGCTGCGCCACCATCACCACCGCAGCACCCAGTTTATGGGGCAATGGATCGAGGCCAAAAATCGGTTAGCGGAAGTGAGCAAACCGGCATAG
- a CDS encoding zinc-dependent peptidase, whose product MLLVVAAVVFWVWVLPKRRLQQAVNRPFATEWEAILTRNNTAYQRLTAEQQRELQKLIKIFLHNKEFVGCDGLIITDEIRLTVAAEACLLLLNRVTSVYGKLRYIYIYPSPYMAPHQELEEGGVVSHQMQGRAGESWQSGKIVLAWDQALHGVRNFDDGRNLILHEFAHQLDQESGSANGAPLMEKASSYRSWAQVLSHEFEFLQEDMARGHSTLLDHYGATNPAEFFAVVTETFYEQPTQMARQHPELFEQLKGYYKIDPRELQ is encoded by the coding sequence ATGCTGTTGGTGGTGGCAGCGGTGGTATTTTGGGTGTGGGTTTTGCCCAAGCGGCGCTTACAGCAGGCGGTGAACAGGCCGTTTGCTACAGAGTGGGAGGCCATACTGACCCGCAACAATACCGCTTACCAGCGCCTTACCGCAGAACAGCAACGTGAGTTGCAGAAGCTGATCAAAATATTTCTGCACAACAAGGAATTTGTGGGTTGTGATGGCCTGATTATTACCGATGAAATTCGTTTAACCGTTGCCGCCGAGGCTTGCTTGTTGCTGCTCAACCGAGTGACCAGCGTATACGGCAAATTGCGTTACATCTATATTTACCCGTCCCCCTACATGGCCCCTCACCAGGAATTGGAGGAAGGTGGCGTTGTCAGCCACCAGATGCAGGGGCGGGCAGGGGAGTCCTGGCAGAGCGGTAAGATTGTGCTCGCCTGGGATCAGGCTTTGCACGGTGTCAGGAATTTTGACGACGGACGCAATTTGATTCTCCATGAGTTTGCCCACCAGTTGGATCAGGAATCTGGCAGCGCTAATGGTGCGCCATTGATGGAAAAAGCCTCCAGCTATCGCAGCTGGGCACAGGTACTTTCCCATGAGTTTGAGTTCCTGCAAGAAGATATGGCGCGGGGTCACAGCACACTGTTGGATCATTACGGCGCTACCAACCCCGCAGAGTTTTTTGCCGTTGTCACCGAGACGTTTTACGAACAGCCCACACAGATGGCCCGGCAGCATCCGGAGCTGTTTGAGCAGTTAAAGGGGTATTACAAGATTGATCCGAGGGAGTTGCAATAA